One genomic window of Halomicrobium sp. LC1Hm includes the following:
- a CDS encoding cation-translocating P-type ATPase, which translates to MGECTLCGLSTPEPPHTAPDVDGAFCCQGCLTVARTLDDAPADADPQTAVDTGPDVDTVEGDRSYFDVDGMHCATCETFLEATATDVAGVRAAEASYTAGMVRVVFDPATAEPDAIADRISGHGYDATREGAASADDAQETVGRLMVGGFFGMMVMAWYVLFLYPVYTGVAPSSLLVDLNGPAGGFLFANVWVMATVVVAYTGYPLFRGAVVSLRVGHPNMDLLVAIAAATAYGYSTIAMALGQTDLYFDVAVVVVLAVTVGDYYQERVRRRAMGRLATVSDERADTARRRTADGTEAVSRSAIDGGDELVVKGGEPVPVDGTVVEGTAAVDESLVTGESLPVSKATGDAVLGGTTVTDGGIVVRADEDPTSTVDRLAETLWDVQSATPGAQRLVDKIAAVFVPLVFVLAVGTLVVHLLAGRGATAALLTGLTVLVVSCPCALGLATPMAVAAGIRDALDAGIVITDDTALETAPAVDTVALDKTGTLTTGSMTVRTVAGHDEALAYASAVEQFATHPVAEAISEAGTPPDQPVTAFETIPGRGVQATVGDRTVLVGDESLFAARDWTVPSGVAATYDDAGDDAIASYVGWDGRVRGAVVVGDEVREGWQSVLDRLAADRRVVVITGDDRAAAEQFASHRSVDEVFAGVPPEAKAAVVDRLGADGTVAMVGDGSNDAPALGAADLGITVESGTRLAFDAADVVVTDDTLAALPEVFATTEGTRRRIRENLGWAFLYNGIALPLAVVGVLNPLFAAVAMATSSLLVVLNSTRPVGGEAGS; encoded by the coding sequence ATGGGCGAGTGTACGCTCTGTGGCCTGTCGACGCCTGAGCCGCCCCACACCGCTCCGGACGTGGACGGTGCCTTCTGCTGTCAGGGATGCCTGACGGTCGCCCGCACGCTCGACGACGCGCCCGCCGACGCCGATCCCCAGACGGCCGTCGACACCGGGCCAGACGTGGACACCGTCGAGGGCGACCGGTCCTACTTCGACGTCGACGGGATGCACTGTGCCACCTGCGAGACGTTCCTCGAAGCCACCGCGACCGACGTTGCCGGCGTGCGCGCCGCCGAGGCCAGCTACACCGCCGGCATGGTGCGTGTCGTCTTCGACCCGGCGACGGCCGAACCCGACGCGATCGCGGACCGCATCTCGGGGCACGGCTACGACGCGACGCGGGAGGGCGCGGCGTCGGCCGACGACGCCCAGGAGACCGTCGGTCGTCTCATGGTCGGTGGCTTCTTCGGGATGATGGTGATGGCCTGGTACGTCCTCTTTCTCTATCCCGTGTACACCGGCGTCGCGCCGTCGTCGCTGCTCGTCGACCTGAACGGTCCCGCGGGTGGGTTCCTGTTCGCGAACGTCTGGGTCATGGCGACGGTCGTGGTGGCTTACACCGGCTATCCGCTGTTCCGTGGTGCGGTCGTGAGCCTGCGGGTCGGCCACCCGAACATGGACCTGCTCGTCGCGATCGCGGCGGCGACGGCTTACGGCTACAGCACGATCGCGATGGCGCTGGGCCAGACGGATCTGTACTTCGACGTGGCGGTCGTCGTCGTCCTCGCGGTGACCGTCGGCGACTACTATCAGGAGCGTGTCCGCCGACGAGCTATGGGCCGCCTCGCAACGGTCTCCGACGAACGAGCGGACACGGCGCGCCGCCGGACGGCCGACGGCACCGAGGCGGTCTCTCGGTCGGCAATCGACGGCGGCGACGAACTGGTGGTCAAAGGCGGCGAACCGGTCCCCGTCGACGGGACGGTCGTCGAGGGCACGGCCGCGGTCGACGAGTCACTGGTCACCGGCGAGTCGTTGCCGGTCTCGAAAGCCACCGGGGACGCGGTTCTGGGTGGGACGACGGTCACCGACGGTGGGATCGTCGTCCGCGCCGACGAGGACCCGACGAGCACTGTGGATCGACTCGCGGAGACGCTGTGGGACGTACAGAGCGCGACACCCGGCGCACAGCGCCTCGTCGACAAGATCGCGGCGGTGTTCGTCCCGCTCGTGTTCGTCCTGGCTGTCGGGACGCTGGTCGTCCACCTGCTCGCGGGCAGGGGGGCGACCGCGGCACTGTTGACCGGTCTGACCGTGCTCGTCGTCTCCTGTCCCTGTGCGCTGGGGCTGGCGACGCCGATGGCCGTCGCCGCCGGGATTCGAGACGCTCTCGACGCGGGCATCGTGATCACCGACGACACGGCCCTGGAGACGGCACCGGCGGTCGACACCGTCGCGCTCGACAAGACGGGCACCCTCACCACGGGATCGATGACCGTTCGGACGGTCGCGGGCCACGACGAGGCCCTCGCGTACGCCAGCGCCGTCGAACAGTTCGCGACCCACCCCGTCGCGGAGGCGATCTCCGAGGCGGGGACACCGCCCGACCAGCCCGTCACAGCCTTCGAGACGATTCCCGGACGGGGCGTGCAGGCGACAGTCGGCGACAGGACCGTGCTGGTCGGCGACGAGTCGCTGTTCGCGGCGCGGGACTGGACCGTCCCCAGCGGCGTGGCCGCCACCTACGACGATGCTGGTGACGACGCGATCGCGAGCTACGTCGGCTGGGACGGGCGCGTTCGCGGTGCCGTCGTCGTCGGCGACGAGGTGCGCGAGGGGTGGCAATCGGTGCTCGATCGCCTCGCGGCCGACCGCCGCGTCGTCGTGATCACGGGCGACGACCGGGCGGCGGCCGAACAGTTCGCCTCCCACCGCTCGGTCGACGAGGTCTTCGCCGGTGTCCCGCCCGAGGCCAAGGCCGCGGTCGTCGATCGGCTGGGAGCCGACGGCACCGTGGCGATGGTCGGCGACGGGAGCAACGACGCGCCGGCACTGGGGGCGGCCGACCTCGGGATCACCGTCGAGAGTGGGACACGGCTCGCGTTCGACGCGGCAGACGTGGTCGTCACAGACGACACTCTCGCCGCGCTGCCCGAGGTGTTCGCCACGACGGAAGGGACCCGCCGACGGATCCGCGAGAACCTCGGCTGGGCGTTCCTGTACAACGGGATCGCGCTGCCACTCGCCGTCGTCGGTGTCCTGAACCCCCTGTTTGCCGCCGTGGCGATGGCGACCAGTAGCCTGCTCGTCGT